The Paenibacillus antri region CCCGAGCAGCGCGAAGATCGACCCCCGTTGTACGGCGAAGTCGATCCCGTCGAGCACGACCCGAGAGCCGTACCGTTTCTTCAACCCTTGTACGGTAATGATGGCGTCGTTCATCATCATCGATGCCTCCCTCCAATCGTTGATTGATTTGTTCAGTCAATCTTAGAGTAGAGGGAAGCCCTCGATTTGTCAACGAAAAGATGGCAAAGCTTGTTCGCTACGCGGCGAGCATCCGCAGCAGTAGATCGACCTTGCGGTCGAGGTTTCGACTCCACCACTCCCGATCCCCCTCCATCAACACCCCGGAGAGGACGGTCAGCAACAGCTCAAGCAATTCCTGCGGATCTCCCCCGACGATCGAACCGTCCGCTTGTCCCGCCGCGATGAGCGGGAACAGCTCCTTCGCATAGATCTCCGATCCCTCCCGGATCAGCGTCATCGTCTTCTCCGGCGCGCCGCCGAATCGCAAGACGTGTTGAATGACGCGGAATACGTCGCTGTTCCCTTCCGTCAGCGCGAACTTCACGAAGGTCTTCACCTTCTCCAACGGAGCGAGCGGCAACGCCCCGACTTCCCGGAACAATTCGTCCGCGCCCTCCATCGCCCACGCAAGACTCTCGTGCAGCACTTCTTCCTTGGATTCGAAATAATGATACACGAGTCCGTGGCTGACGCCCGCCTCCGCCGCGATCATGCCGATCTTCGTCAACCGGATGCCGTTCTCGGCGAACGTCCTCAGCGCGGCCGTAATAATTTGTTGTTTTCGATCGTTCCGGATTTTCTCCAGCTGTTCGTCGTTCATCGGTGTCATCTTCGCATCATTGCCTCCATCGTCGATACGTGCATTGTAGCACAGCGTCGCGCGCCGGCGAAGTCCGCGCCAAACCTCCTGTCCGCGTCATCGGCGCGCGGCCGCTCCCGGCGGCGTACCCGAACCCGATCCTTCCGCCGCTCGCAGGCGCGCCCGATATTGGCCGGGCGTCAGCCCCGTCCATTTCTTGAATGCGTTCTGGAACGCGCTCGGCTCGGAGAAGCGGAGCAAATAGGCGACGTCCCCGACCGAATGCTCCGGCTGCCGCAAGTACCCTTCGGCCAGCTCTTTCCGAACGGCGGCGGCCAGCTCGTTATACGACGTACCCTCTTCCTTCAGCTTCAGCTGGAACGAGCGCGCGCTCATATGGAACGAGGCGGCCGTCTCCTGGAGCGTCGGGAAGGACGCGGGCATGCGCTCCAGCATCCTCCGAAATACCGCGTCGGACAACGTCCGGCCGTTCGACAGCGTCTCCAACGTCCGTGCCGCGATCGATTCGAACATATGCCGCAGCCTGGCGTCCGCGTACAAAATCGGGAGCGCCATCACGTCCTTATGGAATCGAATCGCATTCTCGTCCCCGTCGAACCGCGGCGCCCTCCCGAAGACGGATAAGTACGGAGCCGTTCCCCCCGGAGCCGCGTGCCGGAACGTCACCTCCTGCAGCGGGAACCGCCGATTGCTCATCCCGCACATCAACCGGTAGACCGACGACGCCATATCTTCCACGCAATGCCGGGACATGCGTCCGTTCGCTTCCAGCATGACGAACCTCAGCCGGATGTCGTCTCCCCGCGCCTCCCATTCCAGATTGAAGCCGCTGCATAGGATGTCGTTATATCGCCGGTACGCCTTCAGCGCCTCGCCGACGGTGCCGGAATGCATCATGACGTATCCCAGAACGCCGAGATCGGCCGCTTCGGTATGTAACCCTTGATGCAGCCCGAAGTACGCGTCCTCCGTGAATGCCGCCCCGGCGAGCATCAGCCGCTCCAGCTCCGCGACATCGATGCGGACCTCCGGATCTCCGAGTCGTCCGACGTCGAAAGACGCATCTCGGCAAAACCGTTCCGAATCGAATCCCCGCTGCTCGATCGATTTCAAAATCGGATACACCATGGAAATGGATACTCCAACGGGCTCTATGACGCGTCACTCCCCTCTTTGCGCGATTCAGCAACATTTCTGCGCGTTCCGTCATTTTCTCCATCATAG contains the following coding sequences:
- a CDS encoding TetR/AcrR family transcriptional regulator: MTPMNDEQLEKIRNDRKQQIITAALRTFAENGIRLTKIGMIAAEAGVSHGLVYHYFESKEEVLHESLAWAMEGADELFREVGALPLAPLEKVKTFVKFALTEGNSDVFRVIQHVLRFGGAPEKTMTLIREGSEIYAKELFPLIAAGQADGSIVGGDPQELLELLLTVLSGVLMEGDREWWSRNLDRKVDLLLRMLAA
- a CDS encoding AraC family transcriptional regulator; translated protein: MVYPILKSIEQRGFDSERFCRDASFDVGRLGDPEVRIDVAELERLMLAGAAFTEDAYFGLHQGLHTEAADLGVLGYVMMHSGTVGEALKAYRRYNDILCSGFNLEWEARGDDIRLRFVMLEANGRMSRHCVEDMASSVYRLMCGMSNRRFPLQEVTFRHAAPGGTAPYLSVFGRAPRFDGDENAIRFHKDVMALPILYADARLRHMFESIAARTLETLSNGRTLSDAVFRRMLERMPASFPTLQETAASFHMSARSFQLKLKEEGTSYNELAAAVRKELAEGYLRQPEHSVGDVAYLLRFSEPSAFQNAFKKWTGLTPGQYRARLRAAEGSGSGTPPGAAARR